The genomic window CCCAGCGCCGCCGCCGCGAAGCTCGTCGCCATCGAGAAGAAGATCACCGTGCCGCCGTCCTCGGTGGCCAGGACCGCCCCGTGCTCGCAGCCCGGCACGTCCACGCAGACCACCGTCACGTCCGCCGGCGCGTCCAGGGCGGTGGTCACCGCCGTCGACAGCCCCACCGGGTCGCGGGCGTCCGCCAACGCGACGCTCGTCGCCAGCCCGGCCGCCGTCAGCGCGTCACGCTCCGCCGCCACCGGCACCACCCCGACGGTACGACCGGCACCCGCCCGCCGCGCCGCGGCCAGCGACAGCGACCCGCTCTTGCCGGCGCCGCCGATCACCGCCACGTTCACCGGCCGCGGGTCACCCTCGCGCTGCCGCCGCGCCACGTGCTCGGCCACCACCCGCGCGGTCAGCGCCGGCGCCCCGCACACGTCCAGCACCGCCAGGGACAGCTCCGGGTGCAGGTCGGCCGGCAGCACCGCCGCGATCGACCGGGCGAACAGGATCGCGTACCCGTCGCAGGGCACCTGCTCGCTGCGCCCGTCCCAGCGGGCCAGGCCGTCGAGGATCATCAGCGGGGTCAGCGTCAGCGACACCAGGGTCGCCACCCGGTCGCCCGCCGTCAGCCCCAGCGGGGACCGCCGGCCGGCCTCCTCGACCGTGCCGATCAACATGCCGCCCGACCCGGTCACCGGGTTCTGCATCTTCCCCCGGGTCGAGATGATCTCCAGCACCTCGGCGCGGACCTTCTCCCCGTCGCCACCGTGCTTCTCCGACAGCTGCCGGAAGCTCGCCGCGTCCAGGTTCAGCCGCTCCACCCGGATGCGTACCTCGTTCGGGGCGATCCGCGGGTCGGCGTCCAGCCGCCAGGCCGCCTGCGGCAGCACCCCCGCCGGTTCCACGACGCGGTGCAGACCCACCGGTGACGTCACGCCGACCCCCTACCTCCAGCCGCCCGAAGCCCTGGCTAGGACTCGCGTCGCGGGAAAACTTACGGCAGACTAATTTCTTCACCGGATATTTTCCAGTAGCCTTCGGGATCGCTGATCAACCCGCACCACGAAACGAGGAGGGGCCGTGACCCAGACCCAACCGGTTGAGACCATCCCTCAACCCCGTCACGCCCCGGTCGCCGTACCGACCGCCGGGCAGCCGTACGAATACCGCCGCAGCCCCCTGGTCGAACCCGACTGGACCCGCTTCCCCGGCTGGCGCCACGTCACCCGCGAGCAGTGGGAGAACGCCCAGTGGCAGCGGGTCAACTGCGTCAAGAACATCAAGCAGCTGCGCACCGTCCTCGGCGACCTCGTCGACGAGTCCTTCTACGCCGACCTCGAGGCCGACCAGAAGGCCCTGGCCACCATGTCCATGCTGGTGCCGCCGCAGATGATCAACACGATGGTGCCGTTCGCGCCGATGACCACCGAGGCGTTCCTCGCCGACCCCATCCGGCGCTACATGATCCCCGTCGCCTCCGACCGGCGCACCGACTGGCCGTCCCACCCCTACGCCAGCCGCGACTCCCTCCACGAGCACGACATGTGGGTCGCCGAAGGCCTCACCCACCGCTACCCCACCAAGGTCCTCGCCGAGCTCCTCTCCACCTGCCCGCAGTACTGCGGCCACTGCACCCGGATGGACCTCGTCGGCAACTCCACCCCCGCCGTCGACAAGCTCAAGCTCACCCTCAAGCCCGTCGACCGGTACGACGCCCACATCGCCTACCTCAAGGCCCACCCCGGCGTCCGCGACGTCGTCGTCTCCGGCGGCGACGTGGCCAACGTGCCGTGGAAGAACCTCGAGTCGTACCTGATGCGGCTGCTCGAACTGGAGACCGTCCGCGACATCCGGCTCGCCACCAAGGCCCTCATGGGCCTGCCCCAGCACTGGCTCCAGCCCGACGTCGTCGAGGGCCTGGAACGCGTCGCCCGCACCGCCTCCCGGCGCGGCGTCAACCTCGCCATCCACACCCACGTCAACCACGCCCAGTCGATCACCCCACTGGTCGCCAAGGCCGCCCAGACCGCCCTCGACGTCGGCGTCCGCGACGTCCGCAACCAGGGCGTGCTCATGCGCGGCGTCAACGCCACCACCCCCGACCTGCTCGACCTCTGCTTCGCCCTCCAGGGCGAAGCCGGCATCCTGCCGTACTACTTCTACATGTGCGACATGATCCCCAACGCCGAACACTGGCGGGTCCCGGTCTGGCACGCCCAGCAGCTCCAGCACGACATCATGGGCTACCTGCCCGGCTACGCCACCCCGCGGATCGTCTGCGACGTCCCCTTCGTCGGCAAGCGCTGGGTCCACATGCTCACCGAGTACGACCGCGAACGCGGCATCTCCTACTGGACCAAGAACTACCGCACCTCCATCGAGTCCGCCGACCTGGAGGCGCTCAACAAGCGCTACGCCTACTACGACCCGATCGACACCCTCCCCGAGTCCGGCCAGGCCTGGTGGCACGCCCACCGCAACGACTGACCCGACCCACCGTCGCCCGGCACCCACTCAGGTGCCGGGCGACGCGTTTCCCCATCGCGACACCACCGCCGTCCCGGGCACTAGCGTCCAGTTTTATGAACCCGGCGGAGCCCGAGGCCGCACACCGGGTCACCACGGTCGAGATCTTCTTCGACGTCGTCTTCGTCTTCACCATCACCCAGCTCGCCGGCGTCCTGGAAGACGACCCCACCTGGGCCGGCTTCGGCCGCGTCGTCCTCGTCCTCGGGGTGCTCTAGTACCCCTACACCGGCTACGCCTGGCTGACCAAACAGTGCCACCCCGACGCCCCGCCCAGAAGATCCCGCTCTTCGCCGGCATGGCCGGCTTCCTGCTCACCAGCGTCGCCATCCCCGCCGCGTTCACCGACACCGGCATGCTCTTCGCCCTCGGCTATCTCGTTCTCACCGGTCGCCATCGGCGCCGGCGTCGACATCCACCACCTCACCCCCGGCACCGTCGGAGCGATCGTCATGGCACTCGCCCTGCCCGCCGCCCTCCACGGCCGCAGGCGCGCAGCTCGCCGCCCTCATCGTGGTGCTCACCGTCATGCTGCTGGTCGACGCCCGCCGCCGCGGCGTAGCGGTCAGCCGCCCCGCGGCGCATACATGATCACGGCGACGCCCAGCAGGCAGATCGCCGCGCCGACCACGTCCCAGCGGTCCGGCCGGAAGCCGTCCACCAGCACCCCCCAGCCCAGCGACCCGGCCACGAACACACCCCCGTACGCGGCCAGGATCCGACCGAAGTTCGGGTCCGGTTGGAACGTCGCCACGAACCCGTACGCCCCCAGCGCCAGCACGCCCGCCGCGATCCACCACAGCCCCCGGTGCTCGCGCCACCCCTGCCACACGAGCCACGCGCCACCGATCTCGGCCAGCGCGGCCAGCACGAACAGCAGCAGCGAACGGGCGACGGTCATCCCGGGAGGCTACCCAGTAGCACCGGTCGGCCCGGTCAGGTCCCCACCCGGCGCGGGGAACGGGATCGGGCAGTGCGCGGCTCCGGCGCACTCCACCAGGTCCGTGCAGCCCGCGTCGACCGCAGCCCGCAAGGTCGCGGCCGCCGCCTGCAGGTCGGCGATCCTCGCCTCCACCTCGGTCAGCTTCGCCGCCGCCCGGGCCCGCAGCCCCGACCCGGAGCCACGGCGCCGCTCACGTCCGTCGAGCAGCTCGGCCACCTCGTCCAGGGTGAACCCCAACCGCTGAGCCGCCTTGATCACCCGCAGCACCGTGACCACCTCGGCCGGATAGCGGCGGTGCCCGCCCAGGCTGCGATCCGGCGCGGCCAGGAGACCGCGCCGCTCGTAGTACCGAAGGGTCTGCGGGTGCACCCCGGCCGCCGCGGCCACCGCACCACTACGCAGCAGGCTCACCGCACCGTCCCCCGATGTCCCGCCCGGTCGGTGAGCCCGTCCAGGACGGCCTCGTGCCCGACCGGAACCCGTACGTCCACCAGCACGGCGTCGTCCGTCGCCGAGATCAGGAAGGTGAAGAAGGAGCAGCAGCCGGACTCGCGCTCGATGAGGTCGCGGACCACCGCCGCGCTCCCCGCGGCGAACTCCCAGCGCGCTGCGGTCGACGACAGCCGCGTTTGACCGCGCAGCGCCGTCGTAAACAGGTCGTCGAACTCGGCCACCCGCAGCGGCCGCTCCGCCGTCGGCAGGGTGCACGCCTCAGGCACCCACCCCTCGTCATCCAGGCTCATGCCTCGACGGTAAGCCCGTACCCGGGTACCGGATGCAAGCCCGGCGCCCGGCACACGGCGGCGGGCTCCCGGATCGGGGGCCCGCCGCCGCACGGGTCACCTGTCGAAGGACTGCCGGCCGGCCTGCTTTGCCTGCTCGCCGCCCTGCCGGGCCCGCGCCGTGCTCTGCTCGGTGGCGCCCTCCGCCCGCAACCGTTCGTTGTCGGTGGCCTCGCCAATCCGCTCCTTGGCGACTCCGCTCAGCTCCTGGGCCTTGTTCTTCGCCTTCTCGGTGAAGCTCATCGAGGACTCCCTCCGCTGCGGCGGTGCTCGGGGCCGTGCGGCCCGCTCCCCCGTGCGTCCCCGTGTTCCTGTCGGCGAAACGCCTGGCGGTTCGGTGGCGGCTGGCACCACCGCTAAGGCATCCTAGGATACTAGGCGAACGGGGAAAGCCTCCGGCTGATTAACTGAGCGAATGGGAGAGATCCTGCTGATCCGGCACGGCGAGACCACCTGGAGCGCCACCCACCGGCACACCTCGTACACCGACCTGGAGCTCACCCCCGACGGCGAGCGGCAGGCCCGCGCGCTCGGGGTGATGCTCGCCGGCCGGCGGTTCGTCCGGGTGCTGTCCAGCCCCCGGCAGCGGGCCCTGCGCACCGCGCACCTCGCCGGCCTCAAGGTCGACGCCACCGACCCCGACCTCGCCGAGTGGTACTACGGCGAGTACGAGGGACGCACCACCGCGGACATCCAGGAGGACCGGCCGCACTGGAACATCTGGACCGACGGCTGCCCCGGCGGCGAGTCACCGTCGCAGGTCGGCGAACGCCTCGACCGGGTGCTCGCCCGGGTCACTCCCCTGCTCGACCGGGGCAACGTCGGCCTGGTCGGCCACGGGCACAGCCTGCGGGTGCTCGGCGCCCGCTGGATCGGCCTGCCGCCGTCGGCCGGCGCCCGGCTGCGGCTGGACACCGCCACCGTCAGCGTGCTCGGTCACGAGCACGGACGGCAGGTCATCCAGCGTTGGAACCAGCCGGCTCCGCCGCCGCCCGGGAGCGCCCCCGGCCCGGGAGTTCGGCACTGATCTTCGGCGGCCGGTCGGCGTGGACAGCACCACGGTGGTGCGGGTGGTGACGTTCGCGGAGGTCCGGATCTCCCGCAACAGCCGCTCCCGGTCGGCCGGGCCACCCGGCCTGAGGGTCAAGGGAGCATCGTCACGTGGCCGCGTCACAAACGATTGGCTCCGGTTCAGCGTTGACGCTGAACCGGAGCCAATAGTGGGCGGCGATGCCGCTCGCAGCATCAGAGGTAGCGCGAGGCCTCGTCGAGGAAGTGCTGCGCGTACCGGTCCGCCGGAATGTCCCCAAGGTAGTACTTCTTGAGCTCGTGGCGGGTAGTGGCGAGGGGGTCGCTGCCGAGGAGGTCGTCGAGGGCGGCGTCGAGTCCCTGCAGCCGGCCGCCGTACGCGTCGATCACGTAGCCCGCCCGCGCAAGCGGGAACGCCTCCGGGAACTGGGCCGCCGGCACCGAGACGGCAACCATCACGAACGGCTTCTCCGAGTACAGGTAGTCCGCCACCACGCTCGACACATCCGACACCATCGCGTCCGACGCGTTGAAGCAGTCCGCGACCGTCATCGCCACCTCAGCCTCGGCTCCGAAGACGTGTGGCCGTCCGTTCGCCCGACGGTCGTCAGCCAGCAGCGTCCGGATGCGCTCACACTCGCGGGCCAACTCCGCGGACCGCTGGCTGTACGGATGCGGTCGGAAGACGACGCTGCACCCGCGAGCGACGAGCGCCTTGATGATGTCGCAGCCAACGAGCAGCGATGAATAGTTGGAGTCGGCGTAGAAACCGGCCCAGGTCGGGGCGTAAAGGACTCGAGGGTTGGCAATCGAGGCGATTGGCCCGGTGGCGACGGCGACGTTCTCCACCTGTGGGCGCCCGACGATGGTGAACATCTCTGCGGGCATGCTCACGCCGTTGGCCGCGAACCGGTCGATCGCGGCCTGGCCGGCGACAAAGTTCTTGTCGTAGATCCGGAAGACCGGGTTGTGGCTCGGCACCTTGTCGCTGTCGCCGTGGTTGAGCTGGATGTGCGCCAGGTTTGTATACCGGGCAACGTGGTTGTTCATCGTCGCGGTATTGACGTAGAAGGCTGCCCGTAGCGACGGGGCGATGACATCGTCAAGCTGGTTCAGCCCCAACCGCATTACCACCGGGGCCTTGGTGAGACCCACCACCTCATTGAAGTTGGTTTCGCTGCGAACCAGAACGAAGAACTTCTTGCCGAGGCGTTCCAGGTAGGGCAGCCACATCGCGATCTGGTAGGCGGTGCCGGCGGGTGCGTTCCAATGCACGAGAAAGACCGGCTCGTAGGCGGTCAGCGCGGCATGCAGTTTCGTCTCGCTGCTGCGCCGCGCCCGCACCCGCGTCAGCGCCTGCAACCCGGTGAACAGGGCCAACCCGAGCGCCGCGGTCGCTACCGCCAGCGCGATCACCCCGAAGAGGTTGGTGAACGCGCAGACCAGTGCCACGAGAACCGCAGCGCCGTTGACCAGCGCGACGCGGTTCGTGTTGAGGCTACGATCGGGCCGTGAGCCGCTTCCGGGCAGGTTGGCCGAGACGGGGTAAACAGCATCGGACACGGCCGCCAACAGCGACTCGCTGAGAACCGCCAGGGCTGCGAGGGCGACACCAACGGCCAAGGCGGGATCAAGACTGCCGTGTACTGCGCCGAGCAGGTACGCGCAGGCGAGCAGGAGGATGCGCGCCACAATGGACGTTCCGGCGGACACCGAACCGCCACGCCACGTCCAGGCCAGCAGACTGAGCGCGAGAACGGCCGGGGGAAGCGCCCAGAGGCGGGAGTTTCCCACCGCCGCCAGCAGCAGGGCGGCAAGGCCCATCACCTCGACCGCCGAGGCGGGCAGTTGCGCCCCCGCGGCCGACGTCCGCAGCTCCGCCAGCCATCCGCTGAACCGGGACCGACCCGGCTTCGAAGCCGTCATCGCCCAACCCCCGTCGACGACGGGCTGATCCGCAGCAGCCGCCTCACCCGGCCCCGGCAGTTCGCCAGGAAGTTCTGCTTCAACGCCAACTCCTTCTGCAACTGGCTTACCCGCTCCTCTAGCCCTCGCGGGAACGGTGGTTCGAAAGCGTAGGCGGGTCGTTGCGGATCGCCCTCGTGTCCCTGCCGCAGCCAGCGCAGGCGCGACATCACCTGCCGTCGCCCGATGACGTCCTGTCGGGGCCCGAAGGCGCTCTCCTCATGCGACAACACGGTTACCGGGTTCTTACCGGCGCGGATGAGGATACGAGTCATGAGCGGCCGCCGGACGCCTCTTGGCTGAACCGCGATCGCATCGATCGGTACATCTCGTTCTCCCGTTGACGACACGCAAAGCGACTCGAGTGCCGAGGCACCACGGACAACACCGGCCGTAGGCCCGGCGTCCGCTCATGGTCCGGATCGCACGCCCGCACAATCAGGGTTGGATCCTAGCTTCGTTCCCTGGCCGCCAGCCGCACCGGGGTAGCCCGTTCTCGATCTTCCTCGACCCGTTTGGCACGATCTTGTCCGCCTGCCACGAGCGCTCACCAATGACCGCATCCGATTTTGCCGGCTGTCCCCGGCCGGCGGCGGAGGTGATCATCGCTCGCTGAGCGGGGTCAACCCGCCTGCGAACCCGCTGACTCAGCCGAGACGCCACGGAGCCGGTGCTGATTCACGGGATCCGGGCTGACCTTCGGCGGGCGATGCTCGTACGGAGTG from Micromonospora kangleipakensis includes these protein-coding regions:
- a CDS encoding low temperature requirement protein A translates to MNPAEPEAAHRVTTVEIFFDVVFVFTITQLAGVLEDDPTWAGFGRVVLVLGVL
- a CDS encoding CsbD family protein, producing MSFTEKAKNKAQELSGVAKERIGEATDNERLRAEGATEQSTARARQGGEQAKQAGRQSFDR
- a CDS encoding CDP-glycerol glycerophosphotransferase family protein gives rise to the protein MTASKPGRSRFSGWLAELRTSAAGAQLPASAVEVMGLAALLLAAVGNSRLWALPPAVLALSLLAWTWRGGSVSAGTSIVARILLLACAYLLGAVHGSLDPALAVGVALAALAVLSESLLAAVSDAVYPVSANLPGSGSRPDRSLNTNRVALVNGAAVLVALVCAFTNLFGVIALAVATAALGLALFTGLQALTRVRARRSSETKLHAALTAYEPVFLVHWNAPAGTAYQIAMWLPYLERLGKKFFVLVRSETNFNEVVGLTKAPVVMRLGLNQLDDVIAPSLRAAFYVNTATMNNHVARYTNLAHIQLNHGDSDKVPSHNPVFRIYDKNFVAGQAAIDRFAANGVSMPAEMFTIVGRPQVENVAVATGPIASIANPRVLYAPTWAGFYADSNYSSLLVGCDIIKALVARGCSVVFRPHPYSQRSAELARECERIRTLLADDRRANGRPHVFGAEAEVAMTVADCFNASDAMVSDVSSVVADYLYSEKPFVMVAVSVPAAQFPEAFPLARAGYVIDAYGGRLQGLDAALDDLLGSDPLATTRHELKKYYLGDIPADRYAQHFLDEASRYL
- a CDS encoding zinc-binding alcohol dehydrogenase, which encodes MGLHRVVEPAGVLPQAAWRLDADPRIAPNEVRIRVERLNLDAASFRQLSEKHGGDGEKVRAEVLEIISTRGKMQNPVTGSGGMLIGTVEEAGRRSPLGLTAGDRVATLVSLTLTPLMILDGLARWDGRSEQVPCDGYAILFARSIAAVLPADLHPELSLAVLDVCGAPALTARVVAEHVARRQREGDPRPVNVAVIGGAGKSGSLSLAAARRAGAGRTVGVVPVAAERDALTAAGLATSVALADARDPVGLSTAVTTALDAPADVTVVCVDVPGCEHGAVLATEDGGTVIFFSMATSFAAAALGAEGLAADVTMLVGNGYVPGHAELALELLRSEPGVRGLFESRLAAD
- a CDS encoding MerR family transcriptional regulator; its protein translation is MSLLRSGAVAAAAGVHPQTLRYYERRGLLAAPDRSLGGHRRYPAEVVTVLRVIKAAQRLGFTLDEVAELLDGRERRRGSGSGLRARAAAKLTEVEARIADLQAAAATLRAAVDAGCTDLVECAGAAHCPIPFPAPGGDLTGPTGATG
- a CDS encoding histidine phosphatase family protein encodes the protein MGEILLIRHGETTWSATHRHTSYTDLELTPDGERQARALGVMLAGRRFVRVLSSPRQRALRTAHLAGLKVDATDPDLAEWYYGEYEGRTTADIQEDRPHWNIWTDGCPGGESPSQVGERLDRVLARVTPLLDRGNVGLVGHGHSLRVLGARWIGLPPSAGARLRLDTATVSVLGHEHGRQVIQRWNQPAPPPPGSAPGPGVRH
- a CDS encoding YnfA family protein gives rise to the protein MTVARSLLLFVLAALAEIGGAWLVWQGWREHRGLWWIAAGVLALGAYGFVATFQPDPNFGRILAAYGGVFVAGSLGWGVLVDGFRPDRWDVVGAAICLLGVAVIMYAPRGG
- a CDS encoding KamA family radical SAM protein, with protein sequence MTQTQPVETIPQPRHAPVAVPTAGQPYEYRRSPLVEPDWTRFPGWRHVTREQWENAQWQRVNCVKNIKQLRTVLGDLVDESFYADLEADQKALATMSMLVPPQMINTMVPFAPMTTEAFLADPIRRYMIPVASDRRTDWPSHPYASRDSLHEHDMWVAEGLTHRYPTKVLAELLSTCPQYCGHCTRMDLVGNSTPAVDKLKLTLKPVDRYDAHIAYLKAHPGVRDVVVSGGDVANVPWKNLESYLMRLLELETVRDIRLATKALMGLPQHWLQPDVVEGLERVARTASRRGVNLAIHTHVNHAQSITPLVAKAAQTALDVGVRDVRNQGVLMRGVNATTPDLLDLCFALQGEAGILPYYFYMCDMIPNAEHWRVPVWHAQQLQHDIMGYLPGYATPRIVCDVPFVGKRWVHMLTEYDRERGISYWTKNYRTSIESADLEALNKRYAYYDPIDTLPESGQAWWHAHRND